The following proteins come from a genomic window of Candidatus Palauibacter soopunensis:
- a CDS encoding aquaporin gives MRPRAVAAELVGTFALALSVSISVHNPGFPIPTPAMAGLTLGVLVHLLGPVSGCLLNPAVTIAIWSVGRLDAKDAGWFIAAQFAGAGLALALGSVLFADRVPLPVDASAGTGVAELLGAALLAFTIAAVFMHRIPVRLTGAVIGAALVVGISWAAHGSNGVLNPAVALGIGSFSFPYVWGPVVGALIGAHLSRYACDPGDAA, from the coding sequence ATGAGGCCGAGGGCTGTCGCCGCCGAACTCGTGGGCACGTTCGCGCTCGCGCTGTCCGTATCGATCTCCGTCCACAACCCCGGTTTTCCCATCCCGACGCCAGCGATGGCGGGACTCACGCTGGGGGTTCTGGTTCACCTGCTCGGGCCTGTCTCGGGCTGCCTGCTCAACCCGGCTGTGACGATTGCCATCTGGTCGGTGGGCAGGCTCGACGCGAAGGACGCCGGCTGGTTCATCGCGGCGCAGTTCGCGGGCGCCGGACTGGCCCTCGCCCTCGGAAGCGTCCTGTTCGCCGACCGCGTCCCGCTCCCCGTGGACGCGTCGGCCGGCACCGGCGTGGCCGAGTTGCTGGGCGCCGCGTTGCTCGCCTTCACGATCGCGGCCGTCTTCATGCACCGGATCCCGGTCCGGCTGACCGGCGCCGTCATCGGCGCGGCACTCGTCGTGGGAATCTCCTGGGCCGCCCACGGATCGAACGGCGTGCTCAATCCCGCCGTGGCCCTGGGGATCGGCTCCTTCTCGTTCCCTTACGTCTGGGGACCGGTCGTCGGCGCCCTGATCGGCGCACATCTGTCCCGGTACGCATGCGATCCCGGCGACGCCGCGTAG
- a CDS encoding proline racemase family protein encodes MTWTAPAHWLRIETIDAHTEGEPLRVIVAGFPELEGDTVLARRRVARADHDELRRALMWEPRGHADMYGCLVMPPVRPGSDFSVLFMHNEGYSTMCGHGIIGVAKIAVEAGWIGGSGRERPVAIDTPAGLVRATAILDGERVREVRFVNVPSFAPALGGAVEVEGLGTVSYDLAFGGAFYAYVDADALGLSLTPGGGADLIDAGRRITQAVSSSAGGDISHPDDPDLGFLYGTVFTGAAADAAHHSRHVCIFADGELDRSPTGTAVSGRLAILHARDQIVEDADIVVESIIGGRFSGRIVDTTTVGGHPAVVPEVSGRAWVTGRHEFLVDPEDPWRDGFLVR; translated from the coding sequence ATGACCTGGACCGCGCCCGCACACTGGCTGCGCATCGAGACGATCGACGCCCACACCGAGGGAGAGCCGCTGCGCGTCATCGTGGCGGGGTTCCCGGAGTTGGAGGGAGACACGGTCCTCGCGCGGCGTCGCGTCGCGCGGGCGGACCACGACGAACTGCGCCGCGCGCTGATGTGGGAACCGCGGGGACACGCCGACATGTACGGCTGCCTCGTGATGCCTCCCGTACGGCCGGGATCGGACTTCTCCGTCCTGTTCATGCACAACGAGGGCTATTCGACCATGTGCGGTCACGGGATCATCGGCGTGGCGAAGATCGCCGTCGAAGCCGGCTGGATCGGCGGGTCGGGCAGGGAGCGGCCCGTGGCGATCGACACGCCCGCCGGGCTCGTGCGCGCCACCGCAATCCTGGACGGCGAGCGGGTCCGGGAGGTTCGGTTCGTCAACGTGCCTTCCTTCGCGCCCGCACTGGGGGGGGCCGTAGAGGTCGAAGGGCTGGGTACGGTCTCATACGACCTCGCCTTCGGCGGGGCCTTCTACGCCTACGTCGATGCGGACGCGCTCGGGCTCTCGCTCACCCCAGGCGGTGGCGCCGATCTCATCGACGCGGGTCGCCGGATCACGCAGGCGGTGTCCTCGTCCGCCGGGGGCGACATCTCGCATCCGGACGACCCCGATCTCGGATTTCTCTACGGCACCGTATTCACGGGTGCGGCGGCCGACGCCGCGCACCACTCGCGGCACGTCTGCATCTTCGCGGACGGGGAACTCGACCGGAGTCCGACCGGGACCGCCGTGAGCGGCCGCCTCGCCATCCTTCACGCCCGAGACCAGATCGTCGAGGACGCGGACATCGTCGTCGAGAGCATCATCGGCGGCCGGTTCAGCGGCCGCATCGTCGACACGACAACCGTCGGTGGACATCCCGCCGTGGTGCCCGAGGTAAGTGGCCGCGCCTGGGTCACGGGCCGGCACGAATTCCTCGTCGATCCGGAGGACCCGTGGCGCGACGGCTTCCTCGTCCGCTGA
- a CDS encoding DUF6600 domain-containing protein codes for MRFAKAAGNSGAPRRLRGRRRVWAVGLAWGTSFVAPPVSAQEAETPIDYDAAIAQSGIDGSYGYVRALDGSATLIQGDTRERVQLAVNEPVLAGDRIFASGESRVEISLADGNLVRIGDRAELLFRALANSPDTSDPASILELVRGSLQLVVAVNPPDSEWPSVVTPNATIRPRGAGSFLIVVDDERRSEVVVREGVAEVTTETELAEVRRGESLFVEGTRGDGLRFAAAPGLDRLEAWGQGLGDSAGGEYTAHVDPDLHYAASSLGGHGSWVHVDAGVAWRPRVSTGWAPYRHGRWRHTPSGMFWVSYEPWGWVPYHYGYWDLNPDWGWIWFPGRRFAVAHVYWYWGPSYAGWIPSGYYWRHYRNYYGSSWGFHFGVYGHIGGGFGRYRHWTFLPHGRLGHRRQHFYSVGGSDFGRGRKAVERGVLLTDSRLLGREARRRPAQTLANLRRAVSRDGRTAVDANGFIDRGTSLPREVERVVLRSRDGRSARARDATAGAPSGSSRTAGTPPVRVTTRSAEGRASRLERPGVQRTTRPGVQRASRPSPTNEARPAIRRPTTRDAAATARRPAVRPVTRSGSGGVQRASPRTSDDGGRRIVRPRTVREWPAVRRTGGATTRPTARSNPARPTGRSAPARPTVRPTTARPSRPILRRPPSSNRPVARQSVPRSPRPAVRLPGSSRSSGGVRRSGGGSRSGGAVRRSGGSTRSTGAARARGRSGG; via the coding sequence ATGCGGTTCGCAAAGGCGGCAGGAAACTCCGGAGCGCCCCGGCGGTTGCGGGGCCGGCGGCGGGTGTGGGCGGTCGGGTTGGCGTGGGGCACCTCGTTCGTCGCGCCCCCGGTCTCCGCCCAGGAGGCGGAGACCCCGATCGACTACGACGCCGCGATCGCGCAGAGCGGGATCGACGGCAGCTACGGATACGTCCGTGCGCTGGACGGGTCCGCGACGCTCATTCAGGGAGACACCCGGGAGCGCGTCCAGCTCGCGGTGAACGAACCTGTCCTCGCCGGCGACCGGATCTTCGCGTCCGGCGAATCGCGCGTCGAAATCTCGCTCGCCGACGGAAACCTCGTTCGGATCGGGGACCGGGCGGAACTTCTCTTCCGCGCGCTCGCCAACTCTCCGGATACGAGCGATCCCGCATCCATCCTCGAACTCGTGCGCGGGTCGCTGCAGCTCGTCGTGGCCGTGAACCCGCCGGACTCCGAGTGGCCTTCGGTCGTCACGCCGAACGCGACGATCCGGCCGCGGGGAGCCGGTTCCTTCCTGATCGTCGTCGACGACGAGCGGCGCAGCGAAGTCGTCGTGCGCGAGGGGGTGGCGGAAGTCACGACAGAGACGGAACTCGCCGAGGTTCGGCGGGGAGAGAGCCTCTTCGTCGAGGGGACGCGAGGCGACGGGCTCCGCTTCGCTGCGGCTCCGGGTCTCGATCGCCTGGAGGCATGGGGCCAGGGGCTCGGCGACTCCGCGGGCGGCGAGTACACCGCTCATGTGGATCCGGACCTCCACTACGCCGCGTCTTCGCTCGGTGGGCACGGGTCGTGGGTGCACGTGGACGCGGGGGTCGCGTGGCGCCCGCGGGTGTCTACGGGCTGGGCGCCGTACCGGCACGGGCGCTGGCGGCACACCCCCAGCGGGATGTTCTGGGTCTCGTACGAACCATGGGGCTGGGTGCCCTACCACTACGGGTACTGGGACCTCAATCCCGACTGGGGCTGGATCTGGTTCCCGGGCCGGCGGTTCGCCGTCGCGCACGTCTACTGGTACTGGGGCCCAAGCTACGCGGGCTGGATTCCGTCGGGCTACTACTGGCGCCACTACCGGAACTACTACGGAAGCAGCTGGGGTTTCCACTTCGGGGTTTACGGACACATCGGGGGCGGCTTCGGGCGCTATCGGCACTGGACTTTCCTGCCGCACGGCCGCCTCGGACACCGGCGGCAGCACTTCTACTCGGTGGGCGGCTCGGACTTCGGGCGTGGACGGAAGGCGGTCGAGCGCGGCGTGCTGCTGACGGACTCCCGCCTGCTCGGGCGCGAGGCGCGCCGGCGACCGGCGCAGACGCTGGCGAACTTGCGGCGCGCGGTCTCGCGCGACGGGAGAACGGCGGTCGATGCGAACGGCTTCATCGATCGCGGCACGAGTCTGCCGCGGGAGGTCGAACGCGTCGTGCTGAGGAGCCGCGATGGCCGGTCGGCCCGCGCCCGCGACGCGACGGCCGGGGCGCCGAGCGGGTCCTCGCGGACAGCGGGCACACCGCCCGTCCGCGTGACCACGCGATCGGCGGAGGGCCGTGCGTCGAGGCTGGAGCGGCCCGGAGTGCAGCGGACGACGCGGCCCGGCGTGCAGCGGGCGAGCCGCCCATCGCCGACGAACGAGGCCCGTCCGGCGATTCGGCGACCGACGACGCGGGATGCTGCAGCAACCGCGAGACGTCCCGCCGTGCGGCCTGTGACGCGGTCGGGCTCCGGTGGCGTGCAGCGCGCCTCTCCGCGCACGAGCGACGACGGCGGTCGCCGGATCGTCCGTCCGCGGACGGTCCGGGAGTGGCCTGCCGTACGACGGACGGGGGGCGCGACGACGCGGCCGACGGCTCGGTCGAATCCGGCGAGACCCACCGGGCGGTCCGCACCCGCGCGACCGACGGTGCGGCCTACGACGGCGAGGCCATCCCGGCCCATCCTTCGCCGCCCACCGTCCTCGAACCGGCCCGTGGCGCGCCAGTCCGTCCCGCGGTCGCCGAGGCCGGCTGTGCGCCTCCCGGGCTCGTCAAGGTCGAGCGGCGGCGTCAGACGTTCCGGCGGCGGCTCCCGATCCGGGGGCGCGGTCCGCCGCTCCGGCGGCAGCACCAGGTCGACCGGCGCCGCCCGCGCACGAGGCCGGTCCGGAGGTTAG
- a CDS encoding RNA polymerase sigma factor yields the protein MRTKEKADGEVVPRRMTIAAEPERQVNDWSERYGGELRRHVAAMVGNAEEARDIVQDLWVTALRARPEAGAGANIRAWLYRVATHRALDHLAMRRRRSELLAAHAGELESGALPATDAVLSRLSEAAAARVRKGVAELPRRQRDAVWLRWIEQLDYATIARRMNSSPEAARANVYQGMKKLRRDLAEVWRKEGPI from the coding sequence GTGAGAACGAAGGAGAAGGCGGATGGAGAGGTGGTGCCGAGGCGGATGACGATAGCTGCGGAGCCGGAACGGCAGGTGAACGACTGGTCCGAACGTTACGGCGGGGAATTGCGGCGCCATGTAGCCGCGATGGTGGGAAACGCGGAGGAAGCGCGCGATATCGTGCAGGACCTGTGGGTGACGGCGCTCCGTGCGCGGCCCGAGGCAGGGGCCGGCGCCAACATCCGAGCTTGGCTGTACCGCGTCGCGACCCATCGGGCGCTCGATCACCTCGCGATGCGCCGCCGCCGTTCCGAATTGCTCGCGGCCCACGCCGGGGAGCTGGAGTCCGGCGCGCTTCCGGCGACGGATGCGGTGTTGAGTCGGCTTTCCGAAGCCGCCGCGGCGCGCGTCCGGAAGGGTGTCGCGGAACTCCCCCGGCGGCAGCGCGACGCCGTCTGGCTCCGCTGGATCGAACAGTTGGACTACGCGACGATCGCCCGCCGGATGAATTCCTCGCCGGAGGCTGCGAGAGCCAATGTCTACCAGGGGATGAAGAAGCTGCGTCGCGACCTCGCCGAGGTGTGGCGCAAGGAGGGGCCGATATGA
- a CDS encoding methylated-DNA--[protein]-cysteine S-methyltransferase encodes MTRRCTTCREEDVLAWILGDPDADAAQKLAERMAACPVCRERAVEYRLLERSAKALRDGPAIRWRRFDSPFGVMRIAASAAGLAALSWQDESDDAFVDGLEHRYGSTPVVSDTDRLASAEEQLTEYFGRRRLRFDLFVDLTELGDFPRAVLGAASGLDFGETVTYTEIARRIGRPKASRAVGNALGRNPVPIIVPCHRVVRTDRTLGGYTGGLRYKRALLDIEGRTDLLGSHGQTEMPLA; translated from the coding sequence ATGACTCGACGTTGCACGACCTGTCGCGAAGAGGATGTACTCGCGTGGATCCTGGGCGACCCGGATGCGGACGCCGCTCAGAAGCTCGCCGAACGCATGGCGGCCTGCCCTGTCTGTCGGGAGCGGGCGGTGGAATACCGGCTCCTGGAGCGTTCCGCGAAGGCCCTGCGAGACGGGCCGGCGATCCGGTGGCGCCGCTTCGACTCGCCGTTTGGCGTCATGCGCATCGCGGCGAGCGCGGCGGGACTTGCCGCGCTCTCGTGGCAGGACGAGAGCGACGACGCGTTCGTCGACGGCCTCGAGCACCGATACGGGTCGACACCCGTGGTGTCCGATACTGACCGGCTCGCCTCCGCGGAAGAGCAACTGACGGAGTACTTCGGCCGTCGCCGCCTTCGCTTCGATCTCTTCGTCGACCTCACGGAACTGGGCGACTTCCCGCGCGCCGTACTGGGCGCCGCCTCCGGACTCGACTTCGGCGAGACGGTGACGTACACGGAGATTGCCCGGCGAATCGGCCGTCCGAAGGCGTCACGCGCGGTGGGCAACGCGCTTGGCCGGAACCCGGTACCGATCATCGTGCCCTGTCACCGGGTCGTCCGGACCGACCGGACGCTGGGCGGATACACCGGCGGACTCCGGTACAAGCGCGCGCTCCTCGACATCGAGGGCCGGACCGATCTCCTCGGTTCGCACGGCCAGACGGAGATGCCGCTCGCCTGA
- a CDS encoding formate--tetrahydrofolate ligase, translating into MLTDVQIAEAATPRPIGEIGEKIGLGLEELVPYGHYKAKVDPESIFAREPGSGRLVLVTGITPTAAGEGKTTVSVGLADGLRRVGANAVLCIREPSLGPVFGVKGGAAGGGYSQVIPMADINLHFTGDLHAITSAHALLSAALDNHLQQGNRLGIDPRQITWRRAVDMNDRALRNIVVGLGGRINGVPREDGFMITAASEVMAIFCLAASLEDLEERLSSIIVGYDYGGEPVRARELNVAGAMTLLLREAIGPNLVQTLEGTPAFVHGGPFANIAHGCNSLMATRAGLAFGDVVITEAGFGSDLGAEKFFDIKCRTGGLNPEATVLVATIRALKLHGGGDRAALSTPDADAVRGGLANLGAHVENIRGFGIEPVVAINVFRTDSDEEIAAVAEACEELGAPWARSDGHALGGAGCEDLARAVLAALDEGGASFEPKYDAEASIRDKIEAIARKVYGADGVDYAARASKDIRQLEAAGLGDTPVCIAKTPNSLSDDPARLGRPTGFRITVQDVRPSAGAGFVVARAGTVMTMPGLPRVPAAEGIRIVEDGSVVGLF; encoded by the coding sequence ATGCTCACGGACGTACAGATCGCCGAGGCCGCGACGCCCCGGCCCATCGGGGAGATCGGGGAGAAGATCGGGCTGGGGCTCGAGGAGCTTGTGCCCTACGGCCATTACAAGGCGAAGGTCGACCCCGAGTCCATCTTCGCGCGTGAGCCCGGGTCGGGCCGGCTCGTCCTCGTCACGGGCATCACCCCGACGGCCGCGGGCGAGGGCAAGACGACGGTCTCCGTGGGGCTTGCCGACGGCCTGCGCCGCGTGGGAGCGAACGCGGTGCTCTGCATTCGCGAGCCGAGTCTTGGCCCGGTGTTCGGCGTCAAGGGCGGGGCCGCCGGCGGCGGATACTCGCAGGTGATCCCGATGGCCGACATCAACCTCCACTTCACGGGGGACCTGCACGCGATCACGTCGGCACACGCGCTTCTCTCGGCGGCGCTGGACAACCATCTCCAGCAGGGGAACCGGCTCGGGATCGACCCGCGGCAGATCACCTGGCGGCGCGCCGTCGACATGAACGACCGGGCGCTGCGGAACATCGTCGTCGGGCTCGGGGGTCGGATCAACGGCGTGCCGCGCGAGGACGGCTTCATGATCACGGCCGCGTCCGAAGTGATGGCGATCTTCTGCCTCGCCGCCAGCCTCGAGGACCTGGAGGAGCGGCTGAGCAGCATCATCGTGGGCTACGACTACGGCGGGGAGCCGGTGCGGGCGCGCGAACTGAACGTGGCGGGCGCCATGACGCTGCTGCTGCGGGAGGCGATCGGGCCGAACCTCGTTCAGACGCTCGAGGGGACGCCGGCTTTCGTCCATGGCGGGCCCTTCGCGAACATCGCCCACGGCTGCAATTCACTCATGGCAACGCGGGCGGGGCTGGCTTTCGGCGATGTCGTGATCACGGAGGCGGGGTTCGGCTCGGACCTCGGGGCCGAGAAGTTCTTCGACATCAAATGCCGGACGGGCGGACTGAACCCGGAAGCCACCGTGCTCGTGGCCACGATCCGCGCCCTCAAGCTGCACGGCGGCGGCGACCGCGCGGCGCTCTCGACGCCGGACGCCGACGCCGTCCGCGGCGGACTCGCGAACCTCGGCGCGCACGTCGAGAACATCCGGGGCTTCGGCATCGAACCGGTGGTGGCGATCAACGTGTTCCGGACGGACTCCGACGAAGAGATCGCGGCGGTGGCGGAGGCGTGTGAGGAGTTGGGCGCGCCCTGGGCGCGCTCCGACGGCCATGCGCTGGGCGGCGCCGGCTGCGAGGATCTCGCCCGCGCGGTGCTGGCGGCGCTCGACGAGGGAGGGGCTTCCTTCGAGCCGAAATACGATGCGGAGGCTTCGATCCGGGACAAGATCGAGGCGATCGCCCGGAAGGTGTACGGAGCGGACGGCGTCGACTACGCGGCGCGCGCTTCGAAGGACATCCGGCAACTTGAGGCGGCCGGGCTCGGGGACACGCCGGTCTGCATCGCGAAGACGCCGAACAGCCTGAGCGACGATCCGGCGCGCCTCGGACGGCCGACCGGCTTCCGCATCACCGTTCAGGACGTGCGGCCCTCCGCGGGGGCGGGTTTCGTCGTAGCTCGAGCCGGCACCGTCATGACGATGCCGGGACTCCCGCGCGTGCCCGCCGCCGAGGGGATCCGGATCGTCGAGGACGGGAGCGTGGTCGGGCTCTTCTGA